aaataggaatttaaaagatcggcttctcaacatcatttttgaccacttcactcttttcatcctgtaaaacacTACTGCATTTTTGACTTTTCTTCTGCTTTTGACATACCCTTAAAATcctttttactgcttttggtctcccttgcaagcctaacttcattactggctttagctcgtctaactcttgccctgcattccctgcagacagcattatactcttctttagatatgcccacctctttccatttgatatacatttctgTTTTCCTTTTTGATATGCccacctctttccatttgatatacatttcttttttcctttttaacaagttatTAAGTTctctgttcatccatcctggtctctttaaatgcttccaattcctcCTCCTTTTCGGGATTGTTACTGTGTGCAGTGAAAATGTAATTTCATTTCGTCCCTTATATTAAGCCTTCCCACATAAACGGTCCACACCTATACTATACCCATCAAAACAAATATTCGTTCTTGGTTTTTAAATTTTAGAAAACGTTTTTATACTTCTAATTCTTTTCTACCTTGGCAGAATATAGGCTGACATAtacataaaaaagacaaaaaaaaaatccacaaaacaaTGTACATTATTTGACTGACTTAACATTACTTTTATGTTACAATTTATTTTCCTTAAAACCAATACAAAggaataatatacatatatataatatatacatacacacatacagcaggAGCGAAAGTTGAGTATTTAGTTCCTGTGTGTGGATGTGGAGTGGTGATTGTGGCAGTCAATCTCTCCGTTCTTGACGTTTTGGGGATAACCAAAGGCACTTTGAAAAAGACTAAATTTCACCCATGAAAGCCTACAAGAGGGACACGGGAAGTGGAAAAGAACAAAGTTTCAGAAAAGGACAGAGAAAAATGGCCAGCTGGCGTAGAGGTAGTAGGAATGACAGAAGGGAAAAGTGAAGAAGAGAGAGAATGAGATGGGAGAAAGCAAGACTTTCAGCGGGGATAGGCCTGGGATGGAGGATGGGACTGGGGATAGGACTGGGAGGGGGGATGGGACTGGGGATAATTATACGATTGGGGATAAGAATGAGAGGGGGAATGTAGCTGGGACTCGTGATGGGAAGGAGTATGGAACTGGTGATTGGAATGAGAGGGTGTATATGACTCAGACTGGGGATATGACTGGGATGGGGGGCGCTGTAGGAATTCCAAAACGGTGCTAAGAAGTTTGAGGCGGCACTCATGTTGGTGCTCTGGAGGCATTAGGTCCATCCAGGGGCTGAGACTTATGAGGTATGGGATATTTCTTGAAGGGGGAAGCGACGTCCCCACCCCCTCCAGCAGCCGATTCAATTCTTCCCTTACAGAAAGGTTCTGTTCTTCCAGTCCCATCATGGCTTCACGTGTGATCCTTGTGAGATCATCTAAGACCTCAAGATGTCTCCTACCGGACCGTTCCCGCCGTAACAATGGTTCAGATTCATTATACATGGCTGACCGATTTGTTCGAGAGAGAGCAGATTCTGGAATTTGACGTTCAGGTGCCCGAGTGCGAGTATGAGGGACAGAGGGTCCGGCTCTAGCTTCTTCCTCCGGGACAACTACATTTAAAACTATTGGTCCCTGAGAACGAGGCACAGAGGGTCCGGCTCTAGCTTCTTCCTCCGGGACGACTACATGAGGGACTATTGGTGCCTGAGCATGAGTGTGAGGGACAGAGGGGCCGGCTCTATCCTCTTCCTCCGGGACCACTACATGAGGGACTTCTGGTGGTCGAGAGCTGGATGTCGTCCTGAAAAGAGGATAAAAATGAATTATTCTACTACTATAATATATAAATGATAAGTGAATGTGAGGAATCTTAGTAATAACGATGTAACCATTAATGCTGTTAACTCTCTATTACAAGTGGAAACAGAGTATTGTATGATGTGGAGCAACAAATGCTCTAAAGGAGAGGCCAGACGACAGCCGGTGTCTAGTGGGAGAGGTGGGAATTTatgagtatcgttcaagaaaaacatgattttcatgcaggacaatgctccaccacatgcctccaactactccacagcgtggctggacagtgaaggtctcaaagaagaaaaaataatgacatggccccttgttcacctgatcagaacccatagagaacctgtggtccctcataaaatgtgagatctacagggagggaaaacagtccacctctcggagcagtgtctggaggctgtggtggctgctgcactcaatgttggtcgtaaacagatcaagcaacggaCAGAATCTCTGGATGGAGGCGGCTGagcgtcatcataaagaaagggggctatattggtcactaattttgggggtttgtttttgcatgtcagaaatgtttatttctaaattttgtgcagttatgttggcttacctggtgaaaatacacaagtgagatgggaatatatttggtttttattaagttgcctaataattctgcacagtaaggctggcgtcacactagcagtatttggtcagtattttacatcagtatttgcagccaaaaccaggagtggaacaaatagaggaaaagtataatagaaacacatgcaccacttctgtatttatcacccactcctggttttggctgagaaatactgatgtaaaatactgaccaaatactgctagtgtgacggcagcctaatagttacctgcacaaacagatatcctcctaagatagccaaatctaaaaaaaaaaaaaacactccaacttccaaaaatattaagctttgatatttatgagtcttttgggttgattgagaacatagttgttgatcaataataaaaataatctctaaaatacaacttgcctaataattctgcacacagtgtatgtgatATACCAGAACAGTCCTAGCTTGGTGTCCTTTTGGAGGAGTGTTGTAGCAACGATTAACAGGGTTTATTCAGTTGACGTAGCGCTCTCCCCATTAGTATGTATATTGGAATATGTTGAAGATCTGTCTATTGATGAGTAAGGCAAAATCGTGGCGGCACGTATGTTATATATGGCGAGAAAGTTGATAGCCCAAAAATGGAGAGCAGATAAGGAGCCTATGATATCAGAATTTATTGATAACGTTAACTGGCTAGTAAAAGGCatatacctaaaaaaaaaaaaaaaaaaaaaaaaaaaaaaaaagagttgctAACCCTAAGTTTGACAAGATATGGGGTCTATGGATTTATGGCTCTGACATCTAGGGAATTGAGGAGATTGCGCCTCGGCTTGCTTTGAGTTTATACGATGCCTCAAATTAAAACTTCTTTGAAAATTAATTAAAATGCTATTAGTGTTTTCACAAGCTATATGTAACTGGGTTGACTATTGTTACTATGTTCAAATATTTGTTCATTTAATTATGCTGGTTTTGTAGAGCCAAGATGTATAAATAACTCATGTTTTATGCTTCTTAAGGTTGAGGGGTGGAGAACTGTGTTTCTCTAATGTTTGtctggttacatagtaacatagtaacatagttagtaaggccgaaaaaagacatttgtccatccagttcagcctatattccatcataataaatccccagatctacgtccttctacagaacctaataattgtatgatacaatattgttctgctccaggaagacatccaggcctctcttaaacccctcgactgagttcgccatcaccacctcctcaggcaagcaattccagattctcactgccctaacagtaaagaatcctcttctatgttggtggaaaaaccttctctcctccagacgcaaagaatgcccccttgtgcccgtcaccttccttggtataaacagatcctcagcgagatatttgtattgtccccttatatacttatacatggttattagatcgcccctcagtcgtcttttttctagactaaataatcctaatttcgctaatctatctgggtattgtagttctcccatcccctttattaattttgttgccctcctttgtactctctctagttccattatatccttcctgagcaccggtgcccaaaactggacacagtactccatgtgcggtctaactagggatttgtacagaggcagtataatgctctcatcatgtgtatccagacctcttttaatgcaccccatgatcctgtttgccttggcagctgctgcctggcactggctgctccaggtaagtttatcattaactaggatccccaagtccttctccctgtcagatttacccagtggtttcccgttcagtgtgtaatggtgacattgattccttcttcccatgtgtataaccttacatttatcattgttaaacctcatctgccacctttcagcccaagtttccaacttatccagatccatctgtagcagaatactatcttctcttgtattaactgctttacatagttttgtatcatctgcaaatatcgatattttactgtgtaaaccttctaccagatcattaatgaatatgttgaagagaacaggtcccaatactgacccctgcggtaccccactggttgttgttgtttttcctttattttttgtgtaaatctttataaaaattaataaaaaaaaaaattggaatcggTGTAATTGTACTGATCTGGACAAACTACAAGTAGTGAAATAATGGAGGAGATACTTACAGACGGAGATCGGCGCAGCGGTCCAGAAACCGCAGCATCTCCCTATAGCAGTATAGGGGTCTTCGGCAGGGCGCCGAGCCGCTTCTTTCCTCCCTTAAGTCTCTCATGTAACGGTCCCTGATTGACCGCCACCGAATCAGAATTTTCTCTCCTAGGagaaaacatatatataaaaaaatacaatattaaTTGAAAACTATAACATTAAAAATAAATAGATTTCACTGGAGGCAATAATTCCAGATACTACTCACCGCTTCTCCGTCTCTGCTCAGGCGTCAGCTCACCCCAGCGGGTGTCAATAGTCCGGTATATCTTCTCCCAGAGGCGGCGGGTGTGGACGTAGTCGGCATGCCTGGGGTCCATAGAATCCCATAAAGGGGCTCTTGCCTCCACCAGTTGGATGAGGAGTTCGTTGTCGATGTCCGGCCCTTTGTACTCCTCGTCCCCTCGGGTGGAGCCTCTGGAGACCTGGAAACGTAAACATATATCCAAACATGAAATTGGATGGTCGCCAGTCAGACATGAATGTGGCAGATGGGGGAAAGAAAATGGCAAATAATGGGGCCGGGGCCCATTTTTATACATAGACGTAGAAAATTTGCCATCAATCTCGGGACTTCTGAAATCCACGATATGTTACGAGATTGCGAGGATTCCGGGGGCGGCTCCATGGTGCGGGAGATCTATGGTGCCATCTTCCTATTTCTCACAGATCTTTTGGCCAGTGTAAAGTTTTTTTTGTGCTCTAATCTATGATGAGTACATTGAGGGAGGAAAGAAAATGGCAAATAATGGGGCCAGGGCCCATTTTCATACATAGAAAATTTGCCATCAATCTCGGGACTTCTGAAATCCACGATATGTTACGAGATTGCGAGGATTCCGGGGGCGGCTGGATGGTGCGGGAGATCTATGGTGCCACCTTCCCATTTCTCACAGATCTTTTCGCTGGTGTAAAGTTTTTTTGTGCTCTAATCTATTTTGAGTAGATTGAGGGAGGAAAGCGATAAATTACCCTTCTGCGGCCACGTCGAGCACCACGATGTCTCTGGGAAGGTCTCTGCCGCCGGTATGAAGGTTGGCCCGAGGCCGGTTCATTTAGGACAGAAAGACACATTCTTTTTTTTAGAAAGTCTGACGCAATATACGATGCAGAATTTTCCATTTCCAATGGTCGGCCATGATGTTAACTTCACGACCATAATTCATTACTACTACGATAACAATTCTACTCACAGACGTCTCTCTTTCTCCCACCGTGAACCTCGCTGGTGGTGTGGGAGAATCCATAGCGTAAGGGAGCCCTTCGAAGGGTGAAAAACTCTACACacaggcaaaaaaaacccaaaaaaactcaAGGATAATCCtcttaagataaaaaataaaatcagtaataataaaaaaaattacctcAATATTTTGTCGGTGACGTGTAGGCCTGGCGCTGTCAATGGGTGATGACATTTGGGTTTCTGTAAAATAAGATACCAAAATATATGTAGGTGTAATCTGAGGAGATCAGACTTAAAACAAAAAACTTGTCGGTGTAGTATGCAGCCAAAGTCGACTTCTTTTCCTGCTCCTTTCAAGAAAACCCAATTATTTGGGTAGGCAACACTGAAAAATAGTACACCAGCCATGAAACTTACTGTTCTATTGTTTTTGCAGGTTTTCTTGTATTATTGTACTTGGCAGGGCCTGGAGCTTTACAGGGGGGCTGCAGATGCTGCTGGGGTGCTACACGAAATCTAAGATGGTGGAGGCCGGGGGCGGTGACATGAGTTTACTCTGGTCGATGAAGGTGCCTGTCACCTCTAGTGTTCTGGGCACGTACAGCGCTAAAACGTGAATCAGTTAATGGAGGACATTTGGGACGACCGTTCCGGTATGATCCGATTCCCATAGACTTTATAGGAAAATTGATCCGTCTGCTGCCcactttttttgtacatttttttttgttcatttcaaAAACAGTCACAGAAGCCGCTCCGTGTGTGATTTGTCCCTTACAGTTTGATGGTTGTAAGTTTGAAAGGTAGCCCCAGACCAGCACAGTTTTCTCCGATTCCGGCTGTTAGGGTCTTAACCACCTAGTGACGGAgcaaattttgaccttaatgaccaggccacatttttgtaatctgaccagtgtcactttaactcgtcaatggatcccagtgattctgagattgttttttcgtgacatattgtactttgtgataGTGGTAAATATTGGTCGTATATATTTATGAAAATACTGaaaatttttgttaggaagttagaaagttTGAAAGTTTATCGGCAATTTCAAAAATTTTCCCCAaaaactttacaaaaccattttttttttttagggaccacattacatttgaagtgactttgggggggggggggggggggggcttatttgacaacaccattctaaaaactgcaccctccaaACCAGGTTAAAGAGGTTTatcaacccttcaagtgcttcaaaggaattaatggaatgtggaagaaaaaaaaaatgaaaatttaactttttttccccccCACAAAAGTTTACTTAggccccaattttttttactttcacaaaggtaAGCGCAGAAAATGAACCCTGAAATTTGTTGTTTCTCATGAGTAAGCAAATACCGCATAGgtattgaggcacagtgcaaagctcaggagaagtgccatattggagttcacattttgctggatttgtgcaatttcttctgagtacgcagatacccaatatgtgggggaaaactactgtttggcgcacggcagggtttggaaggaaAGCAGCAcactgactttttgaatgtaaaatattctggaataattagcggttaccatgtcgtgtttggagagcccctcatgtgcctaaacagtggaaacccattgtagaaactagacccctcaaggaatgtatctatgtggtgagcactctgaacccataTGTACTTCAAAGTAGTGAAGACACAGAAAATTTTTCGGAGTCTGGGGGATGCTACATCCTTATTCCCAATCACCATTTTAAAACAGCAGCGAAGAATAACGCCCCTTAGCAGCTGCCGTTTTAATGTGTATCAGcattcgttaaggggttaaataaccaatACTATAGTTATAGGAGCAAACAATGAGGAGTTTTGTGGAGAAAACGCCCGGTATACCAAAAGAGTTCGGACACAGAGCCGTGGGTTACAGCACAAATAAAAATAACACGTTCCATGGACAGACGGTCCCCTTCTTCTGGAATAATAATCCATTAACAATTTTTAAAGAAAGTTATAGTGCAGACCACAACCACGAATCTCcgcactgacgatctggccaattatttaaaaataaataataaaaaattgaccatatctgacaggaaattttctcccaatcccctcataccatgcactgtcctccctcccccactgcatctagttcactctctgactttgaaccagtcacggaAGAAGTAATAGGCTCCTTGCATCCTCTAGCCCTATTActtgcaccaatgaccctattccctcacatctcctccagtccctttcccctgctgtcatcattcacctaacaaaaatattcaacctctctctctcttccagtATCTTTCACTCCTCATTTACACCAATTACTTAAagcccctcgatcaaaactgtgcagctaactatagacctgtctctaatcttcccttcatctctaaactcctggaacacctggtccactcccgtcttatctgctatctctcttgaccctctacaatctcgtttccgctctttacactctacagaaactgtcctcactaaagtctctaatgacctactaacagctaaatctaatggtcactactccatgctaattctcttggatctctccgcagcattcaacactgtggatcatcagttcctcctcactatgctccgctccatcggcctcaaggacaccgttctctcctggttctcctcctatctctctgaccgatccttcactgtatgttttactGGTTCCTCCTGCTCTCACcttccctttactgttggggttcctcaaggatcagtcctaggccccctcctcttctctttgtatactgcccctattggacaaaatcagtagatttggtttccagtaccatctctatgctgatgacacccaattatacacttctcctgttatcacgccgacctttttagaaaacaccagtgattgtcttaccgctgtctctaacatcatgtcctccctctatctgaatctgaacctgtcaaaaactgaacgcctcgtgttttctccctctactaacctacctttgcctgacattgccatctccgtgtgcggttccaccattactcccaagcaacatgcccgctgccttggggtcatacttgattccgagctttcattcaccccccacattcgatcactggctcgctcttcttttcAGCAtcgcaaaaacatttctagaattcaaccttttcttactttcgactctgcaaaaactcttactgtttcacttattcattctcgtctggactatggtaagagggaggccgattagtagagagttacaaaactctcccccgctccaatctgtcctgaatgctgcagccaggatcatatttctcaccaaccgttacaccgatgcctctaccctgtgccagtcattacactggttacccatccactccagaatccagtacaaaactactaccctcatccacaaagcactccatggcccaGCACCACCCTAcacctcctcc
This region of Ranitomeya imitator isolate aRanImi1 chromosome 1, aRanImi1.pri, whole genome shotgun sequence genomic DNA includes:
- the LOC138658245 gene encoding uncharacterized protein produces the protein MEEWEYLEGHQDRYQDVMMEELRPLTPRDGSRRRNSLERCPRPLYPQDCPEENHNIPEDHQGEDLTDIKVEVIDEAEETMDLWADQQDGLVERNSPERCPRPLYPQDCPEENHNIPEDHQGEDLTNIKVEEGIEEAMRGGQPYKNVVKEETADVFTETQMSSPIDSARPTRHRQNIESFSPFEGLPYAMDSPTPPARFTVGERETSRPSQRHRGARRGRRRVSRGSTRGDEEYKGPDIDNELLIQLVEARAPLWDSMDPRHADYVHTRRLWEKIYRTIDTRWGELTPEQRRRSGEKILIRWRSIRDRYMRDLREERSGSAPCRRPLYCYREMLRFLDRCADLRLTTSSSRPPEVPHVVVPEEEDRAGPSVPHTHAQAPIVPHVVVPEEEARAGPSVPRSQGPIVLNVVVPEEEARAGPSVPHTRTRAPERQIPESALSRTNRSAMYNESEPLLRRERSGRRHLEVLDDLTRITREAMMGLEEQNLSVREELNRLLEGVGTSLPPSRNIPYLISLSPWMDLMPPEHQHECRLKLLSTVLEFLQRPPSQSYPQSESYTPSHSNHQFHTPSHHESQLHSPSHSYPQSYNYPQSHPPSQSYPQSHPPSQAYPR